In one Yoonia rosea genomic region, the following are encoded:
- a CDS encoding glycosyltransferase family 2 protein, whose protein sequence is MELTSDMKVAVLIPCYNEAKPIGTVVADFRAALPAADIYVYDNNSTDDTAEVARAAGAIVRVETQQGKGNVVRRMFADIDADVYVMVDGDNTYEAKAAPALVDKLIDETLDMVSGCRVTEIEEAYRPGHRFGNWMLTGLVASIFGKRTKDMLTGYRVFSRRFVKSFPALSRGFEIETELTVHALELRMPIADVDTVYIDRLPGSDSKLNTIRDGLRILKMIVLLVKEERPFAFFGGVGVFLGLISLLLGGPVVVEFLETGLVPRFPTAILASAIMVIAVLSVITGLILDTVTLGRREMKRMAYLALPAPSRR, encoded by the coding sequence GTGGAATTGACGTCAGATATGAAGGTCGCGGTTCTGATCCCGTGCTATAACGAGGCCAAGCCGATTGGCACTGTCGTGGCTGACTTTCGCGCGGCGCTGCCTGCAGCCGACATCTATGTTTACGACAACAATTCTACCGACGATACCGCCGAGGTCGCCCGTGCTGCGGGGGCTATTGTGCGGGTCGAAACCCAGCAGGGTAAGGGCAACGTCGTCCGCCGGATGTTTGCCGATATTGATGCAGATGTTTACGTCATGGTGGATGGCGACAACACCTATGAGGCCAAGGCGGCCCCTGCGCTTGTCGACAAGCTGATTGATGAAACGCTTGATATGGTCAGCGGGTGCCGCGTGACAGAGATCGAGGAAGCGTATCGGCCGGGCCACCGTTTCGGGAACTGGATGCTGACCGGCCTTGTTGCCAGTATTTTTGGAAAGCGCACCAAGGATATGTTGACCGGTTATCGCGTCTTTTCGCGCCGCTTTGTCAAATCCTTTCCGGCGCTGTCACGCGGGTTCGAGATTGAAACCGAGTTGACCGTTCACGCGCTGGAACTGCGTATGCCGATCGCTGATGTCGATACGGTGTACATAGACCGGCTGCCGGGCTCTGACAGCAAACTGAATACGATCCGCGACGGGTTGCGCATTTTGAAAATGATTGTCTTGCTGGTGAAGGAGGAGCGCCCTTTTGCCTTTTTTGGCGGCGTTGGCGTGTTTTTGGGGCTGATCTCGTTGCTATTGGGCGGGCCTGTTGTTGTCGAGTTTCTGGAAACAGGCCTTGTGCCGCGGTTTCCTACGGCGATCTTGGCCTCTGCGATCATGGTGATCGCCGTTCTGTCCGTGATTACCGGTCTGATCCTTGATACCGTGACGCTGGGGCGCCGCGAAATGAAGCGGATGGCCTATCTGGCTCTGCCCGCACCATCACGGCGCTAG
- a CDS encoding 6,7-dimethyl-8-ribityllumazine synthase, whose amino-acid sequence MTLPQFAFIKANWHADIVDRALDGFLSEIPAAQVTVYNVPGAFELPMMAQKLALTGRFDAIACAALVVDGGIYRHDFVAGAVVDGLMRVGLDTQVPVLSVSLTPHQFQETDHHKAIFRAHFVEKGKEAARAAKALVDLDRAETRAA is encoded by the coding sequence ATGACACTTCCCCAGTTTGCATTCATCAAGGCCAATTGGCATGCCGATATCGTCGATCGTGCGCTTGATGGATTTTTGAGTGAAATTCCGGCAGCGCAGGTGACGGTCTATAACGTGCCCGGCGCATTCGAATTGCCGATGATGGCGCAAAAGCTGGCGCTGACGGGCCGTTTCGATGCGATAGCCTGTGCGGCTTTGGTCGTGGATGGCGGGATCTACCGGCATGATTTTGTGGCCGGTGCCGTGGTTGACGGGCTGATGCGTGTGGGGCTGGACACGCAGGTGCCCGTTCTGTCCGTTAGTTTGACGCCGCATCAGTTTCAGGAAACCGATCATCATAAGGCGATCTTTCGCGCGCATTTCGTCGAGAAGGGCAAGGAAGCGGCGCGGGCGGCCAAGGCCTTGGTTGATCTTGATCGCGCCGAAACGCGCGCTGCATGA
- a CDS encoding GtrA family protein yields the protein MRSELIAQMLRFGAVGGVGFVVDGGLLWVMIGLGFNPYLARAFSFPIAVVVTWALNRNWTFRATRDASRQGQLRRYFGVQAVGSLTNYLVYSAVIGLFGTASLTIFAGFALGSFVGSLLNFFGARYVAFRA from the coding sequence ATGCGTTCCGAACTCATTGCGCAGATGCTGCGCTTTGGTGCAGTTGGTGGCGTGGGTTTCGTCGTTGATGGCGGGTTGTTGTGGGTGATGATTGGGCTTGGTTTCAATCCGTATCTGGCACGCGCATTTTCCTTCCCCATCGCCGTCGTGGTGACATGGGCGTTGAACCGCAATTGGACGTTTCGCGCGACGCGTGATGCAAGCAGGCAAGGCCAGTTGCGACGGTACTTCGGGGTTCAGGCCGTCGGGAGCCTGACCAACTATCTGGTTTATTCCGCTGTTATCGGTCTGTTTGGGACGGCATCGTTGACCATCTTCGCGGGATTTGCGCTGGGCTCTTTTGTCGGATCGCTTCTCAACTTCTTTGGGGCGCGCTACGTGGCGTTTCGGGCCTGA
- a CDS encoding ABC transporter permease, which produces MSRNLIIGTALTVLFIALAAVSFVWTPADIETLDIPNRLQTPSAANWLGTDHFGRDILSMIMMGARTSIAVALLAVGIGMALGIPLGLLAAARHGSFLDELIMRGNDLVFAFPSLVIAILITAVFGASAVNAIIAIGIFNIPVFARLTRGAALPLWERDFILAARVCGKSTTHISIEHILPNITNLMIVQGTIQFSLGILAEAALSYIGLGAQPPTASWGRMLADAQTLVSIAPHVALVPGFAILLMVLGLNLMGDGLRDWLDPRIRVART; this is translated from the coding sequence ATGAGCCGCAATCTGATCATCGGCACGGCGCTGACGGTCCTGTTCATCGCACTGGCAGCGGTGTCCTTTGTCTGGACCCCCGCCGATATCGAAACACTGGACATCCCTAACAGATTGCAAACGCCAAGCGCCGCAAACTGGCTCGGCACCGATCACTTCGGCCGCGATATCCTGTCGATGATCATGATGGGTGCACGCACCTCGATTGCCGTTGCCCTGCTCGCGGTGGGCATCGGCATGGCGCTCGGCATCCCGTTGGGATTGCTCGCGGCGGCACGGCACGGATCATTCCTTGACGAACTCATCATGCGCGGCAACGACCTTGTCTTTGCCTTCCCGTCGCTGGTCATCGCCATTCTGATTACCGCTGTTTTCGGCGCCTCAGCCGTCAACGCCATCATCGCCATTGGTATCTTTAACATCCCCGTCTTTGCCCGGCTGACCCGTGGCGCGGCCCTGCCGCTGTGGGAGCGTGATTTCATCCTCGCAGCCCGCGTCTGCGGAAAATCCACCACGCACATCTCGATTGAACATATCCTGCCAAACATCACCAATCTGATGATCGTCCAGGGCACGATCCAGTTCAGCCTTGGCATCTTGGCCGAGGCCGCCCTGTCCTACATCGGCCTTGGCGCACAACCTCCGACCGCCAGCTGGGGACGCATGCTGGCCGATGCGCAAACGCTGGTCAGCATTGCACCGCATGTCGCGCTGGTCCCGGGCTTTGCGATCCTGCTCATGGTGCTGGGCCTCAACCTGATGGGTGACGGGCTGCGCGACTGGCTTGATCCCCGCATCAGGGTGGCCCGCACATGA
- a CDS encoding GNAT family N-acetyltransferase, with translation MTDNVTIREELPEDHDAIYALTRDAFAPMSFSDSSEPDMIDQMREAGDLTLSLVAEDDGIVGHVAFSLARISETQGIWYGLGPISVRADRQRQGIGTKLAQTGLEMLRKMGATGCVLTGNPDVYRPMGFSTEHALTYSGLNPKFISYYAFDATQPVGEINFVEALEEEHP, from the coding sequence ATGACAGACAACGTCACGATCAGGGAAGAACTGCCGGAGGATCACGACGCGATCTATGCGCTGACGCGGGACGCCTTTGCGCCAATGTCCTTCAGCGACAGCAGCGAACCCGACATGATTGACCAGATGCGTGAAGCCGGTGATCTGACACTGTCTTTGGTGGCGGAAGACGACGGGATCGTCGGCCATGTCGCCTTCTCTCTCGCCAGGATCAGCGAAACCCAGGGCATCTGGTATGGGCTTGGCCCGATCTCGGTTCGGGCTGACAGGCAAAGGCAAGGAATTGGCACAAAACTTGCGCAGACGGGGCTGGAGATGCTGCGCAAGATGGGTGCCACAGGATGTGTCCTGACCGGAAATCCTGACGTCTATCGCCCGATGGGGTTCTCGACCGAGCACGCGCTGACTTACAGTGGCCTGAACCCCAAATTCATCTCGTACTACGCATTCGATGCCACCCAACCAGTGGGCGAAATCAACTTCGTCGAAGCGCTGGAAGAGGAGCACCCATGA
- a CDS encoding hydantoinase/oxoprolinase N-terminal domain-containing protein encodes MTYLLGVDTGGTYTDAVIIDEARDKVLGSAKALTSRPDLAAGVGGAIDAAIAQAAVKPADIAMVSLSTTLATNALVEGQGGRIALVAIGFDDADLARAGLTEALRGDPVIRLAGGHNHAGGEAAALDLATLHAALADLEDGITGFAVAASFATRNPAHEIAVRDVLRNTTGQPVSCSHELSQALGGPKRALTAVLNARLIGMLDRLITACEAHLTAVGIMARLMVVRGDGALVSADLAREKPIETILSGPAASIAGASWLTGETDALVSDIGGTTTDVCLLRDGRPKIDPQGARVGPFRTMVEAVAMRTTGLGGDSEVHVVEGLHGGLRLGPRRLMPVSLAAQQYPDLVHAVLDRALAQDIPATDGGQFVIPLWQEMPAGLDKREQIVAARLAEGPLRLGHAVQSRMESPALGRLVERGLAILAGVTPSDASHVLGMVDAWDAQAAEKALTLFARRRTGAGTRVAENGQVLAQQIIDQLTAQTVDCLLQAAFAEDDLDWPDPAALAKHPLSMAGLDRHSGVVRMQLSLGVPVIGLGASAAAYYGAVGDRLGTRMVLPEHGGVANAIGAVVGQVRMQATGTVTSAGEGSFAVHLTDGPKIFADRDEALGVLETALREEAEGLVRASGVEEIRFSVSRDISEITVENRAMFIEATLRVEASGRPRIASR; translated from the coding sequence ATGACATATTTGTTGGGTGTCGACACTGGCGGCACATATACCGATGCGGTGATTATTGATGAGGCACGGGACAAGGTTCTGGGGTCCGCCAAGGCGCTGACCTCGCGGCCTGATCTGGCTGCTGGTGTCGGGGGGGCCATTGATGCAGCAATTGCACAGGCTGCGGTCAAACCCGCCGATATTGCGATGGTATCGCTTTCGACAACCCTTGCCACGAATGCGCTTGTCGAGGGACAGGGTGGCCGGATTGCGCTGGTTGCCATCGGTTTTGATGATGCCGACCTTGCGCGTGCGGGTTTGACCGAGGCCTTGCGCGGCGATCCTGTGATCCGCCTTGCGGGCGGTCATAACCATGCCGGCGGTGAGGCGGCGGCGCTTGATCTTGCCACATTGCACGCGGCCCTCGCCGATCTTGAGGACGGCATAACAGGGTTTGCCGTTGCCGCGAGTTTCGCGACGCGCAACCCTGCCCACGAAATCGCCGTGCGCGATGTGTTGCGGAATACCACAGGCCAGCCTGTCAGTTGTTCGCATGAGTTGAGCCAGGCACTGGGCGGGCCAAAGCGCGCCTTGACCGCTGTTCTGAATGCGCGCCTGATCGGGATGCTGGACCGTCTGATCACAGCCTGCGAGGCGCATTTGACCGCAGTGGGCATCATGGCGCGCTTGATGGTTGTGCGCGGGGATGGCGCGTTGGTCTCTGCCGATCTGGCGCGCGAAAAGCCGATCGAGACAATCCTGAGCGGGCCTGCCGCTTCGATTGCCGGTGCCAGTTGGCTGACAGGCGAAACCGATGCGTTGGTCAGTGATATCGGCGGTACGACAACGGATGTTTGTCTGCTGCGCGATGGCCGCCCCAAGATCGACCCGCAGGGCGCACGTGTTGGCCCCTTCCGCACGATGGTCGAGGCGGTGGCGATGCGCACGACCGGCCTTGGTGGTGACAGCGAGGTGCATGTGGTCGAGGGGCTGCATGGTGGCTTGCGGTTGGGGCCGCGCCGGTTGATGCCGGTCTCTTTGGCCGCGCAGCAGTATCCTGATTTGGTCCATGCGGTTCTGGACCGCGCTCTGGCGCAGGATATTCCGGCGACGGATGGTGGGCAGTTTGTGATCCCACTCTGGCAAGAGATGCCAGCGGGTTTGGACAAGCGCGAACAGATTGTGGCGGCACGTCTGGCAGAGGGGCCACTGCGCCTTGGCCATGCGGTGCAGTCACGGATGGAAAGCCCCGCTTTGGGGCGGCTGGTGGAGCGTGGTCTGGCCATTCTTGCGGGGGTCACGCCCTCTGATGCGTCGCATGTTCTGGGGATGGTGGATGCATGGGACGCGCAGGCGGCCGAAAAGGCGTTGACGCTTTTTGCCCGCAGGCGCACCGGTGCGGGAACACGGGTGGCCGAAAACGGACAGGTGCTGGCACAGCAAATCATTGATCAACTGACAGCGCAGACGGTCGATTGTCTGTTGCAGGCGGCCTTTGCCGAGGATGATCTGGACTGGCCCGATCCGGCAGCACTCGCCAAGCATCCGCTGAGCATGGCGGGGCTGGACCGGCACAGTGGCGTGGTGCGGATGCAGTTGTCTTTGGGTGTGCCGGTGATTGGTCTCGGCGCCTCTGCTGCGGCCTACTATGGCGCTGTGGGTGACCGGCTTGGCACGCGGATGGTGCTGCCCGAACATGGCGGTGTGGCCAATGCGATTGGCGCGGTTGTGGGGCAGGTGCGGATGCAGGCCACAGGGACGGTGACAAGTGCGGGCGAAGGGTCTTTCGCTGTGCACCTGACGGACGGACCGAAAATCTTTGCGGATCGTGACGAAGCGCTGGGCGTTCTTGAAACGGCCCTGCGGGAGGAAGCCGAAGGATTGGTGCGTGCGTCAGGGGTGGAGGAAATCCGCTTTTCCGTGTCCCGCGATATTTCTGAAATCACAGTTGAAAACAGGGCCATGTTTATCGAGGCCACCCTACGGGTCGAGGCCAGTGGACGCCCGCGGATCGCCAGCAGGTAG
- a CDS encoding ABC transporter permease — MIRYALGRLTSLTISLIVASIVIFAVIEVIPGDPAAFMLGINARPDTIAALRTEMGLDQSLVARYFDWVTGLLRGDFGQSWTYKTPVAELIADRIWVSLPLAMYALALSTLIAFPAGIYAASRRGSAGDVTIMGATQLGVAIPNFWFAMILVLIFAINLRWFSAGGFPGWDNPLQAIKSLTLPAIALALPQAAILARVMRSSLLDMLGEDFIRTARAKGLSARQALWKHAVRNALIPVLTIIGLQFSFLLAGGIIIEQVFFLPGLGRLIFQSISARDLIVVESVVMLLVFTVIMVNFLVDLAYAAVDPRLRTKS, encoded by the coding sequence ATGATCCGCTATGCGCTTGGGCGCCTCACCTCGCTGACTATCAGCCTGATTGTGGCATCCATCGTCATCTTTGCGGTGATCGAGGTGATCCCGGGTGATCCCGCAGCCTTTATGCTGGGCATCAACGCTCGCCCCGATACGATTGCGGCCTTGCGCACGGAGATGGGCCTCGATCAATCCTTAGTGGCGCGATATTTCGATTGGGTCACGGGGTTGCTGCGCGGTGATTTCGGGCAGTCCTGGACCTATAAAACCCCTGTCGCAGAGCTGATCGCGGACCGGATCTGGGTTTCGCTTCCGCTGGCCATGTATGCACTCGCGCTCTCGACCCTCATTGCCTTTCCCGCAGGAATTTATGCCGCAAGCCGTCGCGGCAGCGCAGGCGATGTGACCATCATGGGCGCCACGCAACTGGGTGTGGCAATCCCGAATTTCTGGTTCGCGATGATCCTTGTGCTGATCTTTGCAATCAACCTGCGCTGGTTCAGCGCAGGCGGGTTTCCCGGTTGGGACAACCCGTTGCAGGCCATCAAATCCCTGACCCTGCCTGCCATTGCGCTCGCCCTGCCGCAAGCGGCAATCCTCGCGCGGGTCATGCGCTCATCGCTCCTGGATATGCTGGGCGAGGATTTCATCCGCACCGCCCGCGCGAAGGGCCTTTCGGCCCGCCAAGCGCTCTGGAAACACGCCGTGCGCAACGCGCTTATCCCGGTGCTCACCATCATCGGCCTGCAATTTTCCTTTCTGCTCGCAGGAGGGATCATTATTGAACAGGTCTTCTTCCTGCCCGGTCTGGGCCGTCTGATTTTCCAGTCGATCAGCGCGCGCGACCTGATCGTGGTTGAAAGCGTGGTGATGCTTCTGGTCTTCACAGTGATCATGGTGAACTTCCTTGTTGATCTGGCCTATGCCGCCGTCGACCCGCGCCTGAGGACCAAATCATGA
- a CDS encoding acetylornithine deacetylase/succinyl-diaminopimelate desuccinylase family protein, with protein sequence MTKNTNLARAITDRRDDLIALTQDLIRIPTLNPPGRDYRAICEYLDRRLRGSGFETELIRARGTPGDSDKYPRWNIVARREGGQPGDCVHFNSHTDVVEVGHGWTKDPFGGELIDGKIYGRGACDMKGGLAASIIAAEAFLATHPTFSGAIEISGTADEESGGYGGVAYLAEKGYFDPARVQHVIIPEPLNKDRVCLGHRGGWWAEIETFGEIAHGSMPFLGDCAVRHMGAVLTEFEDKLYPAMAARHTDMPVVPEGARSSTMNINSIHGGQPEQDDDYTGLPAHCVPDSCRIVIDRRFLAEENIDDVRGEVKALLEGLKASRDRFDYDLREMNVVLPSMTDRDAPVVQVIAAEIEKTLGKPAEFVASPGTYDQKHIDRIGKLKNCIAYGPGILELAHKPDEYIGVDDMIDSAKVMAGALSTILMS encoded by the coding sequence ATGACAAAGAACACGAACCTCGCACGCGCCATCACCGACCGCCGCGATGATCTGATCGCGCTGACCCAGGACCTGATCCGTATTCCCACGCTCAACCCCCCGGGACGCGACTATCGCGCGATTTGCGAATATCTGGACCGGCGCTTGCGGGGATCGGGGTTTGAAACGGAACTGATCCGCGCCCGCGGCACCCCCGGCGACAGCGACAAATACCCCCGCTGGAACATCGTCGCACGGCGCGAGGGCGGTCAGCCCGGCGATTGCGTCCACTTCAACAGCCACACGGATGTGGTTGAGGTGGGCCACGGCTGGACCAAAGACCCTTTTGGCGGCGAACTGATCGACGGCAAAATCTACGGGCGCGGGGCTTGCGATATGAAAGGCGGGCTTGCGGCCTCTATCATCGCCGCCGAGGCGTTCCTTGCGACCCATCCCACCTTCTCCGGCGCGATCGAGATTTCCGGCACAGCGGATGAAGAATCCGGCGGTTATGGCGGCGTCGCCTATCTGGCCGAAAAGGGCTATTTCGACCCCGCCCGCGTGCAGCACGTAATCATTCCCGAACCTTTGAACAAAGACCGCGTCTGCCTTGGCCATCGCGGCGGCTGGTGGGCGGAAATCGAAACATTCGGCGAAATCGCGCACGGGTCCATGCCCTTTCTGGGCGACTGCGCGGTGCGGCACATGGGTGCGGTGCTGACTGAGTTCGAAGACAAACTCTATCCCGCCATGGCCGCGCGGCACACCGACATGCCTGTCGTGCCTGAAGGCGCGCGGTCTTCGACCATGAACATCAATTCGATCCACGGCGGGCAACCCGAACAGGATGACGACTATACCGGCCTGCCAGCCCATTGCGTGCCCGACAGTTGCCGCATCGTGATCGACCGCCGCTTTCTGGCCGAAGAAAACATCGACGACGTGCGCGGCGAGGTGAAGGCGCTACTTGAAGGACTGAAAGCCAGCCGTGACCGCTTTGACTATGATCTGCGCGAAATGAATGTGGTCCTGCCCAGCATGACCGATCGCGATGCCCCTGTCGTGCAAGTCATCGCCGCCGAGATCGAAAAAACCTTGGGCAAACCCGCCGAATTCGTAGCCTCACCCGGGACCTACGACCAAAAACACATCGACCGGATCGGCAAGCTGAAAAACTGCATCGCCTACGGACCGGGGATATTGGAACTGGCGCATAAGCCCGATGAATACATCGGTGTAGATGATATGATCGACAGCGCAAAGGTCATGGCGGGGGCGTTGTCCACAATACTGATGTCATAG
- a CDS encoding CDP-alcohol phosphatidyltransferase family protein, giving the protein MLDRYARQLIDPPLNLMGRGLAARGCSADGVTLVGLTLGLCAALLIALGQFGWALVPLLASRLADGLDGAVARATQKTDFGGYLDIAADFLFYGAIPMAFVFYDPAANGAAGAFLLASFYFNGTSFLGYAILAEKRGHKTDLQGQKTLYYSNGLLEGTETIVFFLLLCLFETFFAPLAWLFGSLCFATAILRILAAKRIYSD; this is encoded by the coding sequence ATGCTCGACCGTTACGCACGTCAGTTGATTGACCCGCCGTTGAACCTGATGGGTCGCGGGTTGGCGGCGCGCGGGTGTAGTGCGGACGGTGTTACACTGGTCGGGCTTACGCTCGGGCTGTGTGCAGCGCTTTTGATCGCTTTGGGCCAGTTTGGTTGGGCGTTGGTGCCGCTCTTGGCCAGCCGTTTGGCCGATGGCCTTGATGGTGCCGTGGCGCGGGCAACGCAGAAAACGGATTTTGGCGGATATCTGGATATTGCTGCGGATTTCTTGTTTTACGGGGCAATTCCGATGGCCTTCGTTTTCTATGATCCTGCTGCAAACGGGGCGGCCGGGGCGTTCCTTCTCGCTTCCTTCTATTTCAACGGGACGAGCTTTCTGGGCTACGCGATCCTTGCCGAAAAGCGTGGTCACAAGACCGATCTGCAGGGGCAGAAGACGCTCTATTATTCCAACGGGCTTCTGGAAGGGACGGAAACGATTGTCTTCTTCCTCCTTCTTTGCCTCTTTGAAACTTTCTTCGCGCCACTTGCGTGGCTCTTTGGAAGCCTGTGCTTCGCTACGGCGATCCTGCGCATACTCGCCGCCAAACGTATCTATTCTGACTGA
- a CDS encoding ABC transporter substrate-binding protein gives MHHFKTLAASTAIFLCASGALAQDSITVAIQLEPPNLDPTGGAAQAIDSVLYANVFEGLTRFDADGAIIRGLAQSWDISDDGLVYTFNLAAGVTFHDGTTMDAEDVKFSLDRARSEDSTNAQKALFAGITDVTVIDPLTVQVTLDQPNGNFLFNMAWGDAVIVAPESIENIASNPIGTGPFTFTDWVQGDRLELTRNDAYWGPAPALETATFRFISDPTAAFAAVMAEDVDAFVGFPAPENLPQFEADPRFQVLVGNTEGETILSTNNKMPPFDDVRVRKALAHAIDRQAIIDGAMFGYGTPIGTHFAPHNPDYVDLLANSQYDPDLSRSLLAEAGFADGFTTTLKLPPPSYARRGGEIIASQLRAVGIETEITNLEWAQWIEEVFTNKDFGLSIVSHTEPMDIGIYANPDYYFQYDNPEFQALMETLNATTDPAMRSDLLAQAQTIISEDYVNGYLFELAVATVAKAGLQGLWVNQPTAAVDLTGVSWSN, from the coding sequence ATGCACCATTTCAAAACACTCGCGGCATCCACCGCCATCTTTCTTTGCGCCTCGGGCGCGCTTGCCCAAGACAGCATTACCGTTGCCATCCAGCTGGAACCGCCGAACCTTGACCCCACAGGCGGGGCCGCGCAGGCGATTGATAGCGTGCTCTACGCCAATGTTTTCGAGGGCCTCACACGGTTTGACGCGGATGGCGCGATCATCCGTGGCCTTGCCCAAAGCTGGGATATCTCCGATGACGGTCTGGTCTATACCTTCAACCTTGCCGCCGGTGTCACCTTCCATGACGGCACCACAATGGACGCCGAGGATGTGAAATTCAGCCTTGATCGCGCCCGCTCCGAGGACAGCACCAACGCGCAAAAGGCCCTCTTCGCAGGCATCACCGATGTCACCGTGATTGATCCGCTGACCGTGCAGGTCACACTGGACCAACCTAACGGCAACTTCCTGTTCAACATGGCGTGGGGGGATGCGGTGATCGTAGCCCCTGAAAGCATTGAAAACATCGCGTCAAACCCGATTGGCACCGGCCCTTTCACCTTCACTGATTGGGTTCAGGGTGATCGCCTGGAACTGACACGGAACGACGCCTACTGGGGGCCTGCGCCCGCGCTGGAAACTGCAACCTTCCGCTTCATCTCTGATCCCACCGCCGCCTTCGCCGCTGTGATGGCCGAGGACGTGGACGCATTTGTCGGCTTCCCCGCCCCCGAAAACCTGCCACAGTTCGAGGCCGATCCGCGTTTTCAGGTCCTTGTCGGCAATACCGAAGGCGAAACGATCCTGTCGACCAACAACAAGATGCCACCCTTCGACGATGTCCGCGTCCGCAAAGCGTTGGCCCACGCCATCGACCGCCAGGCGATCATCGACGGGGCGATGTTCGGCTACGGCACACCCATCGGCACGCATTTTGCCCCGCACAATCCCGACTACGTCGATCTGCTGGCCAATTCGCAATACGATCCGGACCTGTCCCGCAGCCTCTTGGCCGAGGCAGGCTTTGCGGACGGTTTCACCACCACACTGAAACTACCGCCCCCATCCTACGCCCGCCGCGGTGGCGAGATTATCGCCAGCCAGTTGCGTGCGGTCGGGATCGAAACGGAAATCACCAACCTTGAATGGGCGCAGTGGATTGAAGAGGTCTTCACCAACAAGGACTTTGGCCTGTCCATCGTCAGCCACACCGAGCCCATGGATATCGGCATCTACGCTAATCCCGATTACTATTTCCAATACGACAATCCGGAATTCCAGGCGCTGATGGAAACGCTGAACGCCACCACAGACCCGGCGATGCGGAGCGACCTGCTGGCGCAGGCGCAAACCATCATTTCCGAGGATTACGTGAACGGGTACCTTTTTGAACTGGCGGTGGCGACCGTCGCCAAGGCAGGGCTGCAAGGCCTGTGGGTCAACCAGCCCACAGCGGCCGTTGACCTGACCGGCGTCAGCTGGAGCAACTAA